One Ferrimicrobium acidiphilum DSM 19497 DNA segment encodes these proteins:
- a CDS encoding Druantia anti-phage system protein DruA, with the protein MRDEWFVGLSVAPISVGDANRFDAELDEHHWLGHRMVGETMRYVATDSCGGWVALLGFASPALSCGPRDRFIGWTRDLQQRRLRFVASNQRFCILPAGRRPNTASAVMSKALRRLSADWVDTWGHRVLLVETFGRSLPPHRDLLWCFFVPLRR; encoded by the coding sequence ATGCGAGATGAGTGGTTTGTGGGATTGAGCGTTGCTCCGATAAGCGTCGGTGACGCCAATAGGTTCGATGCGGAACTCGACGAGCATCACTGGCTTGGCCACCGGATGGTCGGTGAGACGATGCGCTATGTAGCGACGGACTCCTGTGGCGGGTGGGTAGCACTGCTCGGGTTCGCGTCACCCGCACTATCGTGTGGACCTCGTGATCGGTTCATCGGCTGGACGAGAGATCTCCAGCAACGCAGGTTACGTTTCGTCGCATCGAACCAACGATTCTGTATTCTGCCTGCTGGTAGGCGTCCCAACACTGCATCCGCTGTGATGTCAAAGGCACTGCGACGTTTGAGTGCAGACTGGGTTGATACGTGGGGACACCGGGTGCTCTTGGTTGAGACGTTTGGTCGATCCCTCCCGCCACATCGGGACTTGTTATGGTGCTTCTTCGTTCCTTTACGTCGGTGA